The genomic window TGACGCGCGTTCTGATTGGTCTGGAAGCAGGAAAAGAAAGTTGGGAATTTCCTGCTCATGTGTATCGTGTGGGTGTCACTAATGCCGCAGATAGAGGTTTGGATATGTGGGCTAATTTCGGACCGGCAATTCAAGTCAAACACCTGACACTTGATAACAAATTGGCTCAAACCATTATTGACCAAGTAGAAAGTGACAACATTGTAATTGTATGTCGTGATGCTGACGCAGAAGTAATCAAAGTTGTCACCCAGCAGATCAGTTGGGGCTTGCGTGTGCGCGGCATTGTGTGCGAGTCCGAGTTGATTGATTGGTATGAACGTTGCTTACGTGGCAAGTTTAGCGAACAACTGGCGAATCCTCTAATTGAGCGTCTAGGAAATAGCTTCAAATCAGAGTTTCCACAAGCTAACACTATTGTGGATTTCTTAGAAGAACGTGAGTATCTTTCAATACCTGTTGACAAAATTTGGGTGACAGAAATTGATGTCAGAGCCTAGCATAAATACACAATATTCACAGTCCTCATTTTTGATTGATTAAGAATGCGATCGCCTAAGCCCCGCCTTTCCTGCGGTTCTCTACAAGTAAGGCGATCGCTTTGATTGCAACTGCCTGGTCACAACGTAGTAGGATGATGAACGGGAAAACCTCAAAATCAGAGAGGCGACCTAGAATTAGAGCAAAAGACGAATTTTAAAACAAGCACACTCATGCGTATATCTCTGAATTGGCTGCGGGAACTAGTAGAGATAAAACTGAGCCACGAAGAACTGGCGGAAACCCTCACAATGGCTGGGTTTGAAGTCGAAGACATTGAAGACCGTCGCACCTGGGCAAACGGCGTTGTAGTGGGTAGAGTGCTTGAGCGTCAACCCCACCCCAACGCTGATAAGTTGAGTGTTTGCCAGGTCGATGTCGGTACAGGTGAGATTTTAAATATTGTCTGTGGTGCTGCTAATGTGCGGGCAGATATTTATGTTCCAGTGGCGACTACAGGCACTTATTTACCAAACATCGATTTAAAAATCAAACCCGCTAAATTGCGCGGTGTCCCTTCCCAGGGCATGATTTGTTCTTTAAAGGAACTCGGTTTACCTACTGATTTAGACGGGATTCATATTTTCTCCCAAGAAAATCTCCCCGTCGGTAGTGATGTGCGGCCGTTGTTGGGTTTAGATGATGTAATTTTAGATGTCGCCGCCACCGCTAACCGTGCTGATGCTTTGAGTATGGTAGGGATAGCGCGGGAAGTAGCGGCTTTGACTGGCGCACAGTTGAGCATTCCTGCACCTGGGGAAGTATCTGTTTCTCAAAATGCCGGGGCGTTAAGTTTAAAAATCGCTGATACCCAAGCTTGTCCAGCTTACATTGGTACAGTTATTGACCAGGTAAAAATTACCACTTCTCCTGAATGGTTACAACAGCGTTTGCGGTCGGCGGGAGTCAGACCAATTAATAATGTAGTTGATATTACTAACTATGTATTGTTGGAATGGGGACAACCACTACACGCTTTTGACAAAGAGCGTTTAAAATCTGTAGGTGGCACAGAAACCTTACAAATTGGTGTGCGTTTTGCTAACTCAGGGGAAATCCTCAAAACCCTAGATGGGCAAACTCGCAACCTAGCAACCCAAAACTTGTTAATTACCGCTAACGATAAACCCGTGGCTTTAGCGGGGGTCATGGGTGGGGAAGAAACAGAAGTTTATGACGGTACACAAAGCCTAGTTTTAGAAGCAGCGTTATTTGATTCCGTCGCCATTCGTCGTTCCTCCCGCAGTGTAGGCTTGAGAAGTGAAGCTTCTGGGAGATATGAACGCGGTGTCAACCGTGCAGAGTTGGAAGTCGCTTGTCGCCGCGCTTTATCTCTTATTACTGAATTGGCTGGGGGTGTGATTGTCCATCAAGAAATTGCTGATACTCGCCCCGACCCTGCTACCTGGAGTCATTCGATTTCACTGCGTTTAGACAAGGTGAATGATGTGCTAGGGCCAGTGGTTTTGGGTGAAGAAACGGGAGAACTAGAAACACAAGATGTAGAAAGAATCCTGACGGCGTTGGGTTGTCAACTAACTGCGACGGAAGAGAAAAGTTGGAATGTTACCGTTCCACCCTATCGTTACCGTGACTTAGAGCGAGAAATTGATTTAATTGAAGAAGTTGCCCGTCTCTATGGTTACGATCGCTTCTGTGATACTCTACCGGATAAGGCAGAAGCTGGTTATTTGCCCTTAGACCAAGAATTAACTCGCAAGTTACGCGCAGCATTACGGGCGGAAGGTTTAACAGAATTAATTCAATATTCCTTAGTCAAACCTGGGAATAGCAGACAAATTGTCTTAAGTAACCCTTTATTTGCTGAATATTCCGCCTTGCGTACCGATTTACTTTCTGGGTTAATTGACGCGTTTCAATACAACCTCGAACAAGGTAACGGTTCTCTCAATGGTTTTGAAATTGGGCGGATTTTCTGGCAAGAAGAAGAAGGTTTGTTAGAAAAAGATGCGATCGCTGGCATCATGGGAGGAGATAGAACTATCGGCAAATGGTCAAAGGGTGGAAAAGAACAACCTATGACCTGGTTTGAAGCCAAAGGGATTTTAGAAAGCGTCTTCCAGGAACTAGGAATACTAGTAGAATATCAGCCAGATTGTCGTGATGCACGCCTCCACCCAGGACGCACCGCCTCTTTGTGGATTAGGGGAACTAGTTTAGGTGTGTTTGGACAACTCCATCCCCAACTCCGCCGGGATAAAGATTTACCAGAATCGGTTTATCTATTCCAGTTAGATTTAAATGTGCTATTGGATGCCTTAGACCAAGATGAAATTCTTATCCCAGCATTTAAAGCATATTCTACCTATCCAGCGAGCGATCGCGATATCGCTTTCTTTGCACCGGTGAAAATTTCCGTCGCCGACATTGAAAAAGCTATTACCAAAGCTGGTACAGGTTTATTGGAATCGGTGGAAATGTTTGACGAATATCGTGGCGAAAACGTCCCCCAAGGACAACGCAGTTTAGCCTTTCGTCTAGTATATCGGGCAGGCGATCGTACTCTTACTGATACTGAAGTTGAGCCGGTTCACAACAAAGTTCGGGAAGCCTTGGTAGAGAAATTCGGCGTTAACCTCAGAAGTTAGTCTGAATTTTGAGATTTGCCCAATTAAGATTCCCGACTTCTTGAAGAAGTCGGGAATCTTATCATCTCCTCTATGTAATTTCACGAGTTAAGATATACACATATATTTTGGCACTCTCAAATTATTTGTAGCGGATTTATGATAAATGTGAGCTTGACTGCTGTAGCTACTGCGATCGCTAACGTACTGTGGACTAAAGCCCAAGAGAAAATCGGCGAAAATCTTGGTGATTTTTTATGGACTGCGCCTGGTAAATTAGACATCTCCAAAATAGTATTATTCTGTGATAAAAGAACATTAAAGCGTTATTTTGACACAGAAGCATGAGCAATATACTGAATTACATTGAAGAGAATCCTAAACAAACCCAAAGGTTAATAGGTCTGGAATATGAACAGTTACAACAATTAATCATAAATGGGGAAAGATTATATCATGAAAAAAAAGCTTTACTGGAATCTAAGAAAGTGAGAATTATTGCTGGTGGAGGAGGTCGGAAACCAAAATTATCTATTTCTGAACAAATCATTTTAACTTTAGTGTATCTCCGACATCTGACAACCTTTCAACTTCTAGGTATTCAGTTTGAAGTAAGTGAGTCTACAGCCAACGATACGTTTAACTATTGGTTGCCTAACTTGCGAGAATTACTGCCATCAAGTTTGCTTGAACAAGTAAAAAAAAACGCTTCTGACTATGAAGTAGTAAAAGAAATGCTCACAGAATATGAATTAATAGTAGATAGCTATGAACAAGTCAGAGAAAGACCTAGAGACAATGATGAACAAAAGAAATATTTTTCAGGTAAGAAGAGTAATCATACATTTAAAACTCAAATGATTATTTTACCTGATGCTAGTGATATCGTTGATGTTGTGGCAGGTGAACCTGGTCCAAAAAGCGATATAACTTTGTTCCGAGAATATCGTTCAGAGTTTGATGCCAAACAAAGATTTAAAGGAGATAAGGCATATCTTGGAGAAGATTTAATTACAACTCCAATTAAGAAACCAAGAAATCAAGAACTAACAACTGAACAGAAAGAACAGAACAAAATATTTTCATCTAAACGAATCTTTGTTGAACATCGAATACGGTCAGTCAAAATCTTTCGAGTTGTCCAAGAGAGATTTAGGTTAAATACCCGCAAATATAAGCAAGTAATTTTGACGATTTGTGGGCTAGTAAGGTTACGGATTCGAGGGCTAATATTACCATTAGAAATATCAGCTATATCATCAGGTTAAAATTATCGCATATAACTAGATATTTTTGCCTAATTATCAACAGCAAATATCTCAAAGTCTTATTTCATCGTACAGAATAGCTAATTTAAGATGATTGCATTTAGTGGCTACAGCCTAGCCAAACAAAGGCTTTGACTGTTTTCGGAGATGTCTAATTTCTACCTAGCTTGGCATCAAGGAAATACTGAAGAAGTCAGTCTTAACCATCTTGACTTACCCCAACGCTTGCAAGCTGTAATTAAAAATGACTCTCAACTTAGCCAAAACATTCACTTAATCTGTATCGACACCAGTAAATTCATCGAACCAGATAACCCAGCCAACAAAATTTACACTGCAATTGTCAAAGCTGGCTGTCCTAAATGTTCAGATGGTACGCCGAGAACAATAGACATCTCCAAAATAGTATTATTCTGTGATAAAAGAACATTAAAGCGTTATTTTGACACAGAAGCATGAGCAATATACTGAATTACATTGAAGAGAATCCTAAACAAACCCAAAGGTTAATAGGTCTGGAATATGAACAGTTACAACAATTAATCATAAATGGGGAAAGATTATATCATGAAAAAAAAGCTTTACTGGAATCTAAGAAAGTGAGAATTATTGCTGGTGGAGGAGGTCGGAAACCAAAATTATCTATTTCTGAACAAATCATTTTAACTTTAGTGTATCTCCGACATCTGACAACCTTTCAACTTCTAGGTATTCAGTTTGAAGTAAGTGAGTCTACAGCCAACGATACGTTTAACTATTGGTTGCCTAACTTGCGAGAATTACTGCCATCAAGTTTGCTTGAACAAGTAAAAAAAAACGCTTCTGACTATGAAGTAGTAAAAGAAATGCTCACAGAATATGAATTAATAGTAGATAGCTATGAACAAGTCAGAGAAAGACCTAGAGACAATGATGAACAAAAGAAATATTTTTCAGGTAAGAAGAGTAATCATACATTTAAAACTCAAATGATTATTTTACCTGATGCTAGTGATATCGTTGATGTTGTGGCAGGTGAACCTGGTCCAAAAAGCGATATAACTTTGTTCCGAGAATATCGTTCAGAGTTTGATGCCAAACAAAGATTTAAAGGAGATAAGGCATATCTTGGAGAAGATTTAATTACAACTCCAATTAAGAAACCAAGAAATCAAGAACTAACAACTGAACAGAAAGAACAGAACAAAATATTTTCATCTAAACGAATCTTTGTTGAACATCGAATACGGTCAGTCAAAATCTTTCGAGTTGTCCAAGAGAGATTTAGGTTAAATACCCGCAAATATAAGCAAGTAATTTTGACGATTTGTGGGCTAGTAAGGTTACGGATTCGAGGGCTAATATTACCATTAGAAATATCAGCTATATCATCAGGTTAAAATTATCGCATATAACTAGATATTTTTGCCTAATTATCAACAGCAAATATCTCAAAGTCTTATTTCATCGTACAGAATAGCTAATTTAAGATGATTGCATTTAGTGGCTACAGCCTAGCCAAACAAAGGCTTTGACTGTTTTCGGAGATGTCTAATGGCGGAACTCCAAACCTATTGGGATTTGCTAGAAACTGATAAGCGGGTGGTTTTAGTGTTTCACCCAGGCGCAACTAATAATAAAGGTGAGGAGACATACAGCAATGTGTTTCTCAACGCCATCAGCAAATTTGATGGTGCGATTTGTTTGATTAGCGACCCTATACCAGACTACAAAACCCTCAAAGTCTTTACACACAGCCAATCAGTTGATGAAATTTTAGAATGGTTGGCTTGTAGTTGATTATCTTTGTGCGTTATTCACGACAGTTGGAATTATTCTAAACTAGACATAACTGTGTAAATTTTTTCCATTATTTGACTTTTACAGGCAATGAAACAGTGTTTTTATAACGATGTAGAAACATGATTGAAACAAACCGGAGCTAATCTGAATAATGTCCAATAACTTATACGATCGCGACTTGCAATATTGGATCGAGCAAACGATTCAACAGTTGCGGAATCGTGAATTTGAATCACTCGATATTGAGAATTTAATTGAGGAACTAGTTGATTTGGGTAAAGCGGAGAAAAATGCTTTAAAGAGCAATTTGACTATTTTGTTAGCACATTTACTCAAGTTAATGGTTCAACACGATGTACCTGATATGATGAAAGGAAGTTGGTACAGTTCGATACTAGAACATCGTCAACGAGTGCTGAATAATTTGTCAGATACTCCTTCTCTCAAAAATTTTTTGGTAGAAGCAATAGAAAAAGCTTATGCTGATGGTCGAAAGTTGGCGATAAAAGAAGGTAAGCTAGCTAAATTTGGGGTTAGTGTCCCAGAGGAAAGTGAGTATCCAATAGTTTGTCCTTTTTCAGTTGAGCAAATTCTCGATGAGGATTTCTACGGGCTGTAATCGCTACCAGTAGACAGATGAATAAATTCAAAATTCAAAATTCAAAATTCAAAATAAATACAAATCCCATACTATTAACAGCACAACTCAAACTTATCTAGAAATCCCTACTCAAACTGCTTGCTCGTCCAAATGCCATTTTCTCCTAAGATGACAAGAGGTAGTTAATCAATCTAAAATTCATCATGCCCAAATATGTGATGTGGGGTTCTTACTGCGAAGACGTTTTGGAAAAACGCGCACCTTACCGTGAAGCACACTTAGACGGTTTAGCCAAACAAAAAGAATCTGGTGTGCTAATTACAATTGGCCCTACTAAAGATGTCACCAAAGTTTTTGGTCTTTACGAAGCTGAAGATGAAGCCACTGTGCGCCAGCTAATCGAAAATGACCCCTACTGGCAAAATGGTATTTGGACTGAATACTCTGTGAAAGAGTGGATTCAAGCTTTTTAGGTTCATCACACATATAATACTTGGTACATTAAACATCTTATAATGTGCCAGTTTTATTATTGTCTACTACGAGAATATTTTTTAAAGAAATATAAAAGATTACGGCTTATAGTAGATGCTATTGCTGTTTTGTTAATGCCATTATGCAATAGTGACGTTAATAAAATAGTTGCAGTTGTCTACACTTAAAATAACAACATCTACTACATCTGCAACAGCAAAAATTGCGATTTTGCTCTAACTGTAGATGTTTTCACAAAGTGAACCCTATGAAAAAAATCTTCAAACGTGCATTTCTACCCAGCCTCATGGCTGCAAGTTTAGCCAGTGTTACCTTGCTTCCAGCACAACCTGCGGCTGCTGATGATAAAGTCCTAGAAGATGCCTTAATTGGTGCTGGTGCTAGTGCAGTAACTGGAATTTTTACCCGATGCGGTTCTGTCGCCAACAATGCTATTAAGGGTGCGGTGGCTGGTGCGGCTGTGAACGGTGCTAATGGATTGAGACGCGATCGCCAAAACCGTAATTTAGGTCAAGATGTGGTTGTAGGTGCTGGTGCTAGTACAGTGGCTGGGGCGGTAATTGGTGGTTGCAGAAGACCAGGAAGTAATGCTATCAATGGTGCAGCCGCAGGTACGGCCGTTCATATTAATAGCAACAGAAAAAAAAGATAATTTCTTTTGATAGAATCTCAATATCTAATATCTAGAACCCCGGTTTCTTCAAGAAACCGGGGTTCTGTAGAAACCGGGGTTCTGTAGTAGTAGGAAATATTACCACTTCTCTAATCTAACCCTTCAAAGCCTTTCTGAAGTTACTCCGATAAGATTTATTGGCAACAAATAAAACCGGCCATAACAAAGATAAACCAATGCGATTGGGTAAAGATTGGGAAAAATTAGTCCGTGTAAAACCATTCCAAAATTTCCAAACACCACCTGCATAAACCACAATTAAAGCAACAATCAATAACTTCATCGGCCATCAACTCCATTAGTTAGTGACAAAATTCATGATAAGTATTACTACATGATGTAGGCATCTCATAACTAACATCAATACACCAATATTTAACCTCTGAGTTAGTTCATCATAACCTTTGCCCTTGAAATTGTAGATTATTCTAACCATCATAGCTATTTAAGGTTTAACCACAAATTATAGCGGTTATCGTTTTAGTGAGGTAAAAGAACCCCACCCCCAACCCCCTCCCCGCAAGCAAGGAGGGGCCATGATATAACTCATGTGATTAAGAAACGCTATATATCTATTGCCACGATAGAACAACACAAAGATAGCAAATTCAGGTATAAAAGATATACAGAGTATTATTTAATTTCTATATTACTTTTTCCTGCTTCCTGGTTGTCTCTCAAGCTAACATAATGAAACTTGAGCAGTAGGAACATCTTAAGGACTTACGCATGAAAACGCAAAATCAAGGATTTGGGCAAGGGGTGCAGGGGTATAGGGATGTAAGGGTGTAGGTGTTTAAAAAACTTACAGCCTTACAGCCTTACACTCGCAAATTGCCAAAATTATCGTTGTATAAGTTCTGATATTTTGGTAGCAAGTGTTTGATTGGCATAAACACTTATACTGATTTCTCACTAGATGTCTCTAGCGGAAGTTCCTCAACAATCAGTGTTTGTAGGAGACTGGAGAAAAACACAATATACTCTCACAGGTTTGCAACCAATATATGGCTGTAAAAGGTTAAGGAGGATTTATGCGTGCAGTGCTGATGGCAGGCGGTTCGGGAACGCGACTTCGCCCGTTAACTTGTGATCTACCAAAACCGATGGTGCCGATTCTGAATCGACCCATTGCTGAACATATTATCAATTTACTCAAAAGACATCAAATTACGGAAGTGATTGCAACCTTGCATTATTTACCTGATGTCTTGCGGGATTATTTTCAAGATGGCAGTGATTTTGGCGTACAAATGACCTACGCCGTGGAGGAAGACCAACCTTTGGGGACAGCAGGTTGTGTCAAAAATATCGCCGAACTTTTGGATGAAACTTTTTTAGTGATTAGCGGTGATAGTATCACAGATTTTGATTTAACAGCTGCGATCGCTTTTCACAAACAAAAACAATCGAAAGCTACGTTAATTTTAACTAGAGTGCCTAACCCCATTGAATTTGGGGTAGTCATCACCGATGAAACAGGTAAAATTAACCGCTTTTTAGAAAAACCCTCTTCCAGTGAAATCTTTTCGGATACCGTCAACACTGGTACTTATATTCTCGAACCAGAAGTTTTAGAATATCTACCAGATCACACCGAATGCGACTTTTCTAAAGATTTATTCCCCTTGCTGCTGGCTAAAGATGAACCCATGTACGGTTATATCGCCCAAGGTTACTGGTGCGATGTCGGTCATTTAGATGCCTATCGTGAAGCCCAGTATGATGCTTTAGAACGGAAGGTAAAACTTGATTTTGCCTACAAACAAGAAATGTCTGACTTGTGGATAGGACAAAATACTTATATTGACCCCTCCGCCCATATTGAAACCCCAGCCTTGATTGGGAACAACTGCCGCATCGGTGCTAGAGTCCAAATTGAAGCGGGAACTATCATTGGGGATAACGTCACCATTGGGGCTGATGCCAATCTCAAGCGTCCGATTGTCTGGAATGGGGCAATTATCGGTGATGAAGCCCAATTGAGTGCCTGTGTCATTTCCCGTGGAACTCGTGTAGACCGCCGCGCCCATGTCTTAGAAGCAGCTGTAGTTGGTTCTTTGTCTACGATTGGGGAAGAAGCTCAAATTAGCCCCGGTGTCAGAGTTTGGCCGAGTAAAAAAATCGAATCGGGGGCAATTTTAAACATTAACCTGATTTGGGGTAGCACTGCCCAGCGTAACTTGTTTGGGCAACGGGGTGTGCAAGGATTAGCTAATATCGACATCACCCCAGAATTCGCCGTCAAGTTGGGTGCTGCTTATGGTTCTACCTTAAAGCCAAAATCTAAAGTAGCTGTCTCCCGCGATCAACGCAACGTCTCCCGCATGGTTACAAGGTCATTAATTGCGGGTCTGATGTCAGTGGGTGTAGATGTGCAGAACCTTGATGCGACAGCCATTCCCATTGCGCGGACAGTCATACCCAACATGAAAATCACAGGAGGTATTCATGTCCGGGTACACCCCGATCGCCCAGACTATATTCTGATAGAATTCATGGATGGTAAGGGGATTAATATTTCCAAAGCCCTAGAGAAGAAAATTGAAGGGGCTTTCTTTAAAGAAGATATGCGCCGCGCCTTGGCGCATGAAATTGGTGATGTTGCTTACCCCAGTCAAGTCATTGACCTTTACTGCACAGCTTTTGAAAAACTATTACACGTTTTCACCCTCCGCAATAGTCGAGCGAAAGTGGTGATTGATTACGTGTATGCGGTGTCTGGAGCAGTTTTACCGCAAATGTTAGATAAATTTGGTGCTGATGCTGTTGTTCTCAACGCCAGTTTAAATAAAAATGCTGTAACTACCACTGACCGCGAAGCACTCCTGACGCAGTTAGGTCATGTGGTGGAAGCTTTGAAAGCTAATTTTGGTGTGCAGGTATCAGCCAACGGCGAACAGCTGATTTTAGTAGATGAGTCAGGTTTTGCAATTCGGGGTGAACTGTTAACCGCCCTGATGGTAGATATGATCCTCACCTCTAACCCCAGAGGGACGGTAGTTGTGCCGGTGCATTCATCCAGTGCAGTGGAACAGGTGGCGCGTCGTCATGATGGGCGGGTGATTCGTACCAAAGCGAACCCAACCGCATTAATGGAAGCTTGCCAGAAAAATGCCAATGTGGTGCTAGGGGGTAGCGGTGATACTGGCTTTATCTTCCCGCAGTTGCATCCCGGCTTTGATTCCATGTTCTGCATCGCCAAAATTATTGAGATGTTGACCATTCAGGAGCGATCGCTGGCTACTGTCCGAGCCGAATTACCCCGTGTCATTCACAAAAACTATACCATTCGCTGTCCTTGGTCAGCTAAGGGTGCATTGATGCGCTACTTAGTGGAAACTCACCCCGCCCAAAACCTCGAACTCATCGATGGCGTGAAAATTCGCCAACCCTTCGAGGATAGTTGGCTGTTAGTTCTACCTGATGCGAGTGAACCATTAGTGCATTTGTATGCAAACAGTAACGAACGCGATTGGGTGGATGAAATCGTCAGAGATTACCGTTCCCGCGTGCAAACCTTTGTAGAAAGACAGCAGGAATATCACCCGGCGGAAGTTTGAATATTTCCTAGTCGGGTAATTGCGATCGCCTCTAGCTTGATACGCTGGAAGCGATCGCCTGATCGTCGAAACTAGCACATCCAAAAGCTAAAGAACAATTCCCCACAGAATTAGTGTCAATTTATACTATTTTAATTTTCTTTAGTCGATATACTCATGATTAGGTTCTACCTGGGAAATGTGAAGTGGCTTTGCCACTTCTTTTTATGTGTGCAGTTACTTGAGAAAAAGTGAAAAGTGCTGACTCCAAAAAAACCACTCAGCACTCACTACTCATTACTCACTACTCATTACTCACTACTCAGCACTCAGCACTCAGCACTCAGCACTCACTACTCACCACTCAGTCATTAGTCGTAGCATCCCGCCATTTTTCTTGATTTTCTTTCATCTCCGCTTCAGGCGATCGCGCTAATAACCAAGTTTTCCATCGCAAGGGTTTTTGTCTTTCTACGTGACTAATTAACTGCATAATAGACAAATCAGCTTTGATGGGATTCTTCAAATCAAAGTTAATCGCTTGTAAAATTGCAGCATCATCTTCGATAAAGTGGTGAATAAATATATTAGTCAGCCACAGAATAAAGCGATTTAATAACCAACCCCCAAATCCCTGACGTTTCTTAGTTAAAAATATACTCTGAATCTGAGATTTACCATTATCAAGCATCCGTATTGTAAACATGATATATAAATGCAGTAAATCTGGACCTACAGTTATTGTGAATGTACTGCCATACCAATAGGAAATACTATAAATATTATTTTGATGTAAAGGACGCAGCAATTTAAACAACTTTTTATCTTTATTATTGCGGCTATGCTTAGTAAAAATAATAGCATTTTGACTAATTTCTTGTCTTTCAAAACCAACATCTAACGGTAATTTATGAATAGTAAGAAAGTGTTGAACGTCAATGAAATTAATCATGACTACATGAGGATGACAGTTCATTACTAACCGAGAACCAAGAACACTTTCACACTCATTAAACTCTAATTCTGGCACAAAAGGTATAGGTTGTCTGGGACTTTCGCCAGTCCAAATCCAAATTAATCCATATTTTTCAACGGTAGGCCAAGTTTTTAACTTTAAGGGGAGAGGTTCTTCTAAACAGGGAATTTCTACACATATTCCCTGATTGTTAAACTTCCAGTGGTGAAAAGCACAACGGATATCATTACCTTCTACTTTACCTTCTGCAAGGTCAGCACCCATATGTGGACAGTAGGCATCAACAATCACTGGTTGTCTGTCTTCACCACGATAAATTACTATTTTTCTCCCTAAAATTGTCATAGGTTTTACTTCACCTATAAGCAAGTTTTTAGAAGGTATTACCCAATACCATCCTTCAATGAAGCGTTCGGGATTATTGAAAGTTTTAGGGTTGCGAATTGGTTGAAGAGACTGAGAGTTATCATCCATTTTTAATGTTTCACTGATGAGTGAAGCGGTTGCTCTACCAATAACATGAGGATTTTTTAAAAACAGTTATTTTGAGTACGTTCACAACCCCGCTTTCTTAAAGAAAGTGGGGTTATTGATGATAAATAATTATGGAAATGGTATAAATATTTTCTAATCAAAAAGAATCCTGATTCCTTACAGAAATCGGGATTCTAAAATTTGGCGGAATATCATTTCTGCTTGATTGCTTATGAAACGCGAAGAACCCCACCCCGCCAAAGCTACACTTTGTCTCCCCTCCCCGTTTACGGGGAGGGGTTGGGAGTGGGGTTGACTGTGCGAACAGTGTCGAAAAAATTAGCTGGCGGGGTAGCCAGCAGCCGCTAAAGCATCCTTAATAGCCGTTTCTGATGCTTGTGACTCTACATTAACCAGCTTAGTCTGAGGATCTGCCTGAACGATCGCCTCAGCATCAACGGTTTTAACTGCATTAGTAATCTTGCCTGCACAAACAGAACAAGCCATGTTGGGAACTGTGAGTTGGATTGTCATAGATTTACGGAAATTCATTCAGTAGTTTGAGGTTTAATCAAATCCATGCCCTAGATAGGATTAAAGCTCAAATGGCAACATAGACAGATAGTTGATGCAACAATGATGCAAAAATTTAGTTTAACTCAATTTGCTTTTGCCTTGATTAAGGCTAAGAGTTAACTTGAAATGCCCGTGGTAGCGACTTGTGGCGGGCTGCTGTAGTCAACTATGCTAGGACGACTCCAGAAATAGCGATCGCGCCTAAATACTTGACTAATTAAACCATAACCTACAACTCTAAACATAGAGAAAGTAGGGACGAGAAATAATCCTCATCCCTACTTCCCAGTCTCAGTTACTCGCTTTGACTGCAACTTGATAAAATTTTGAATTGATTAGCGTCTTCTGCCAAAACCAGTTGAACGACGGGCTGGAGAACGACCACTACCAAAACTACTACTGCTAG from Nostoc sp. UHCC 0870 includes these protein-coding regions:
- the pheT gene encoding phenylalanine--tRNA ligase subunit beta; its protein translation is MRISLNWLRELVEIKLSHEELAETLTMAGFEVEDIEDRRTWANGVVVGRVLERQPHPNADKLSVCQVDVGTGEILNIVCGAANVRADIYVPVATTGTYLPNIDLKIKPAKLRGVPSQGMICSLKELGLPTDLDGIHIFSQENLPVGSDVRPLLGLDDVILDVAATANRADALSMVGIAREVAALTGAQLSIPAPGEVSVSQNAGALSLKIADTQACPAYIGTVIDQVKITTSPEWLQQRLRSAGVRPINNVVDITNYVLLEWGQPLHAFDKERLKSVGGTETLQIGVRFANSGEILKTLDGQTRNLATQNLLITANDKPVALAGVMGGEETEVYDGTQSLVLEAALFDSVAIRRSSRSVGLRSEASGRYERGVNRAELEVACRRALSLITELAGGVIVHQEIADTRPDPATWSHSISLRLDKVNDVLGPVVLGEETGELETQDVERILTALGCQLTATEEKSWNVTVPPYRYRDLEREIDLIEEVARLYGYDRFCDTLPDKAEAGYLPLDQELTRKLRAALRAEGLTELIQYSLVKPGNSRQIVLSNPLFAEYSALRTDLLSGLIDAFQYNLEQGNGSLNGFEIGRIFWQEEEGLLEKDAIAGIMGGDRTIGKWSKGGKEQPMTWFEAKGILESVFQELGILVEYQPDCRDARLHPGRTASLWIRGTSLGVFGQLHPQLRRDKDLPESVYLFQLDLNVLLDALDQDEILIPAFKAYSTYPASDRDIAFFAPVKISVADIEKAITKAGTGLLESVEMFDEYRGENVPQGQRSLAFRLVYRAGDRTLTDTEVEPVHNKVREALVEKFGVNLRS
- a CDS encoding transposase; this encodes MSNILNYIEENPKQTQRLIGLEYEQLQQLIINGERLYHEKKALLESKKVRIIAGGGGRKPKLSISEQIILTLVYLRHLTTFQLLGIQFEVSESTANDTFNYWLPNLRELLPSSLLEQVKKNASDYEVVKEMLTEYELIVDSYEQVRERPRDNDEQKKYFSGKKSNHTFKTQMIILPDASDIVDVVAGEPGPKSDITLFREYRSEFDAKQRFKGDKAYLGEDLITTPIKKPRNQELTTEQKEQNKIFSSKRIFVEHRIRSVKIFRVVQERFRLNTRKYKQVILTICGLVRLRIRGLILPLEISAISSG
- a CDS encoding NACHT C-terminal alpha/beta 1 domain-containing protein, which gives rise to MSNFYLAWHQGNTEEVSLNHLDLPQRLQAVIKNDSQLSQNIHLICIDTSKFIEPDNPANKIYTAIVKAGCPKCSDGTPRTIDISKIVLFCDKRTLKRYFDTEA
- a CDS encoding NACHT C-terminal alpha/beta 1 domain-containing protein, which encodes MAELQTYWDLLETDKRVVLVFHPGATNNKGEETYSNVFLNAISKFDGAICLISDPIPDYKTLKVFTHSQSVDEILEWLACS
- a CDS encoding DUF29 domain-containing protein, which produces MSNNLYDRDLQYWIEQTIQQLRNREFESLDIENLIEELVDLGKAEKNALKSNLTILLAHLLKLMVQHDVPDMMKGSWYSSILEHRQRVLNNLSDTPSLKNFLVEAIEKAYADGRKLAIKEGKLAKFGVSVPEESEYPIVCPFSVEQILDEDFYGL
- a CDS encoding YciI family protein produces the protein MPKYVMWGSYCEDVLEKRAPYREAHLDGLAKQKESGVLITIGPTKDVTKVFGLYEAEDEATVRQLIENDPYWQNGIWTEYSVKEWIQAF